In the genome of Vicia villosa cultivar HV-30 ecotype Madison, WI linkage group LG7, Vvil1.0, whole genome shotgun sequence, one region contains:
- the LOC131618629 gene encoding uncharacterized mitochondrial protein AtMg01250-like, producing the protein MGFGKRWMKWMEASIFTNYMSVMVNGSATREFKVQRGLRQGDPMSPFLFVLAMEGLTALTKKSVEVGDFKPFKYGVDDFVDILQFADDTIILGEPTFDNLWSLKVLLRGFELVSGLKINFHKSNLYGKHIGDWFFNSATTFLACRKGCFPFKFLGIWVGEGAHKKKVWQEVIDNINTRLSKWRGRNISIGGRVTLIGFVLNAIPIFTLSFY; encoded by the coding sequence ATGGGTTTTGGCAaaagatggatgaaatggatggaagctAGTATCTTTACCAATTACATGTCCGTGATGGTAAATGGAAGTGCAACTAGAgaattcaaggttcaaagaggTTTGCGTCAAGGAGATCCTATGTCTCCCTTCTTGTTTGTTCTTGCTATGGAAGGTTTGACGGCTTTAACTAAAAAATCCGTGGAGGTGGGTGACTTTAAACCTTTCAAGTACGGGGTCgatgactttgtggacattcttcaattcgcggatgataccATCATTCTAGGAGAACCTACCTTTGACAACCTTTGGAGTTTAAAAGTGTTATTGAGAGGTTTTGAATTGGTATCCGGTTTGAAAATCAATTTCCATAAAAGTAACTTGTATGGGAAGCACATTGGAGATTGGTTTTTTAATTCGGCAACCACCTTTCTTGCATGTAGAAAAGGTTGTTTCCCCTTTAAATTCCTTGGTATTTGGGTGGGTGAAGGTGCACACAAGAAGAAGGTGTGGCAAGAGGTGATAGACAACATTAATACAAGACTTTCCAAATGGAGAGGAAGAAACATATCCATTGGAGGGAGGGTTACTCTTATTGGCTTCGTGCTTAATGCTATTCCTATCTTTACTCTTTCGTTTTACTAA